In Heteronotia binoei isolate CCM8104 ecotype False Entrance Well chromosome 1, APGP_CSIRO_Hbin_v1, whole genome shotgun sequence, the genomic window ctgcaacaacaacaaaaatctcctGCCTTTGTTCATTTGGTGGTTCTTCCATTCATAGTTTCTGCATCTTATCTTTGCGCACAGTTCTTTTGTACCACATATGCCCGCGGTCTAATCAGCTAATGAGCCTGTCTAAGGCAGGCATACTCCCCCCGACTTGCTAGCTTTCATTTGCTTAACAGGCTGCGCTGATTGATGAAGTCTATGGCTTGGTGGTGGATGCCATTTTTGGATTCAGCTTCCAAGGAAGTGTGCGGGAACCATTTGGCTCCATCTTGGATACTTTGGAGAAGCTCACTGTCCCCATTGCGAGCCTTGATATCCCGTCTGGTaagtgaggggggaggggtggctggaGCCACGTAGTCAGAACATGCGGGTTGGGAATTCTGGGGAGGGTGTTGTAGGCCCCCTCAGTGTGGTGATGTCAGTAGTGATGTCACGAATGACTGAGTGTGTTGGCTCGCCAGGAGTCTCGAAGAGCTCCCCGAGAGCTGAAGAGGCAGTAGGGCAGGGAGAAGTGCTCTCTGGCCTGCCGCTTGACTGCCTCCTTGGCTCTCCGAGTAGGCACAGTGAGGCATTGGAGTGGGCTGTTCTCCAGTGGCCTGCTCAGCAGCGGCACCTTATTGTATATGCACCAGCCAGTGAGTCAGCTCTGAGAGTTTTTGGAGAGCCAACTTGCTGGCTGGTGCAGGTGCAATGAGGCACTAAGTGAGCTATTCTCCAATGGCTTGCCCAGAAGCCTCACTGCATCTGTGCCAGCCAGCTTGTGGGGCGTGCCTGGAAAGTTGGAGGCGTGGCCACTGTGGCTATGGGCCTTGGTGAGTGGTTTTCCATTGTGGTTAGTTTTACAGTATCATTCACACTTACAGCAACTTTAGCTAAGACTGTTAACAACtataatttaaatatatttatatgtCTCTCAAAATTGTGCTGACCAAGCTTTCCACTCCCGAAgatgaccatagatttataccctgccctcctctcggaattaagagtttcagagtggctcacaaaatcctttaccttccttccccacaacaaacaccctgtgaggtggatggggctgagagagctctcccgaaagctgccctctcaaggacaactcttgtgagagctatggctgacccaaggccattccagcagctgcaagtggagaatcaaacccggttctgctagataagagtccatgcacttaaccactacaccaaactggctcccataaGGATCTGCTTCTGCTGAGTTTTCACGTGGTGTTATacatatgtacatatgaagctgccttctactgaattggaccctctgtccatcaaagtcagtattgtctactcagactggcagcggctctccagggtctcaagctgaggtttttcatgcctacttgcctggaccctttttagtgggagatgccggggattgaacctgggagcttctgcttaccaagcagatgcttaccattgagccactgtccctcccctatctGTTATTCACCAGCTTGTTTTAATCTTTGTGTTTCAGGGTGGGATGTGGAGAAAGGCAAGCATGATGGGATCCAACCCGACATGCTGATCTCCCTCACCGCGCCAAAGAAAGCAGCCAAGCAGTTCACAGGCCGCTACCATTTCCTCGGCGGCAGGTTTGTGCCCCCAGCCCTGCAGAAGAAGTATTCGCTGAACCTCCCTCCCTACCCAGAGACGGATTGTGTGCTGCAGCTGCTTTAGTGGACCCGGCGTGGCTGTCAGGATTAAGTTCCCAGCAGGAAGAAGTCTTGGTACAGAGGGACAAAGGTAGAGCGGGATGTTGGGTCCAGGGAACAGAAGTCAAGGGAAGGCCACTCGACAGCTTGAAGATGGGAGTTATCTGGCAAGTTTCAAGGGCCATTGTGGTTACTGGGTGGCTATGCAGCTGTTGAAAGGGTATGAGAATACTCGTCTCTGAGAAGAATTAGCTTTTGTCGTAGATCCAGAAAGTTCCTTGAAGTCAGCTGACATCACTGTCCTTACTTTGGGGTAAGGATCCTTGGCTGAATAAAGGCTCTTACCTAGACACTGTTCTTTCTTTTTGGTGCCTCTTAAATTGTGTTCTGTTTAGGCTTGCTTTTCAGATCTGCACAAGGAAGAGTCTTGTTGCTGGGTTTTGAAACATCCTTGATTAAGAGTCTTTTGTTTTCCTTCAATAAAAATTGTATTAATATATTAAGGAATTGGTCTTGGCTTGTCATGCAGAAACCAATGCTGGGTTTTGAAACATCCTTGATTAGGGGTCCGTTTTTGTTTCTTGTCAATAAAAAATTGTATTGCTAACAAAGTAAGGAATTGGTCTTGGCTTGTTATGCAGAAACAAGTGCAGTCTAGGCTCCTGAAGTTGTGTTCTGCTTACAAAGCTAAGCTGGGTTGTTCCTGGTTACCActacaggagaccaccaaggacaacCGGGGCAATGGCAAGCTGCTTTGAAAACCTGGGTAGCTTTTCTTTTTTACTATTCATGTTGTTATCTGCAAATagtggtgttttttttaacaatgtcataaataaatattaaacaaaaaaaacccctgggtagCCATGAACGGGTTGCAACTTAATGGCACATAGTGTTACAGGTCCATAACAACAGCTTATCTCATAGCATAAAATGGTCAAGGATGCTCTAGACCGGGGTGCGGcggcaaactgcagctcgggagccacatgtggctctttcatacatattgtgcagctcttgaagcccccgctgccctgtcagccagcttgaagaaagcatttgtctctctaaGCCAGCTTGtggaacacatttaaagttgctttctttccacctcaccttCCCTTCTACATCTATTTTCCcgcctgtcttgcggctctcaaacatctgatgctcatctcttgcagctttcagacatttgatgtttattctttgcggctcttacgttattaaagtttggccacccctgctctggactgAATCTGGCCCTTGTGTGATCAGCTCTAAGGCAAATAACTGAACTTGAGTATGAAGCCCTGGGTATGAAGGCTGGATCGATcattgcagggtgtgtgtgtgtgtgtcaacaaTTCCTCCCACTATACTATTTAAGGAATGGGTGCAGTCTCTGGTCCCTGGCCCCCCGCAGTATCCTTTCAGGAAGCTTTTTTGGCTGCAGTAAGGGGGAAGGGAAGTCGTAATGGAAATCCTCTGGGTGCAAGCCGTGGATTTCTGTACAtgaatttgggggggaggggagtgttttAAAAAGCAAGCAGCCTTCAAACAAACAATGAGACCCCATAGCTCATCCCCTCTCTGGTCCCTATTTATTTCACAATCAGTTATCCATCTTAATTTTTCCAGCTTCTGCGGAAACTTCTTTTGATGTTTTACTTCCCACCTTTCATGTTTAAAAGTAATCTTtgtaatgggggggaggggagtcttcTCCCCATGATGGAGTGCGTAAGGCAGGCattgtcccctctaagctgagttagtgtgagccagctcagagTTCTGTAACCTCCAGCTCACGCAGtgttgtcttagcccaggaaaaatggccccagagcaagtcagtttatacagtagctcacaaccttaacaccagtagctcacaaagtagaatttctgctccacagtttagagggaaaatTGCACACAGGATGTATTTTTTTGCACAAACTCCGTTCCTAGAACAAACACAGGATATGAGATCCACCAGGAATCATGACAAAGCACAATACTGCTTTGTTCCCACCACAAATACCCACTCCTTTTGCATTGTGCGACTACTACCTCCCTACCAACAATTCAGTCCCACTGTCTTTTGGGCCCGGGGGTTTCTTAAGTCCCATGTCAATCTCCATCTCCTTCGCCTATCTGTTGCTGCCgcctccttttctctttcttcttcctcctcttggcTTTCTTCTTCGCCTCTTGATCCACCGACAGCTCCTTTTCTCCTGCAACCTGCTCGTTCTCACAAACGGCCTCCTCaaagtctctctctctggccttcttctgcttcttcctctTGGTTGGATTCTGTCTCTCAGCCTGGCTGTGGCTGCTGCTCAAGGCAGCCTTGGCCACTCCATCCTGCTTGCTGTAGCTGGCCAAGAAAGCCTTCTCCTGCTCCTCCAGGCGAGCTAACTTCGCACTCATAGTCAAGCCATGGCGAGCCCCTCTGGGAAAAGAATGAGGGAAACATGCAAAAGCTTATGATGTTCAAGTCTAGTGCAAATTAAGGAACACCCTTCTTAgctctagcccaggggtcctcaaacttttaaaatagggggccagttcactgtccctcagactgttggagggccggactgccgttactgtacaaggccgcgggccgtcagttctctgtcttctgcatctctctgccttccccacaccacacaccccggcctgggaacccacctcacctcggtatcacctcacactctgtctccgccacctcagcccagtgccggaagtgtgcgttgctaacgcgagtttaggtcaaacgtcacttccggtctgattttgccataacccggcgggccgcataaacgtcctcagcgggccgcatctggcctgcgggccgtagtttgaggacccctgctctagccctTTCATCTGAGAATAATCAGAGATGGGATACTAGTagaagctcctttgcgtattaggccacatacccttgatgtagccaatcctccaagagcttacaaaaaagagccttgtaagcttttggaggactggctacatcaggggtgtgtggcctaacaggcaaaggagctcctgctagaattccacccctgagaataATACTAGGCCTATCTTTTAGGGTAGTTGTAAGGATAACTGTATATGAATCACTAAGGTGCTGCTAAGACATTTACTGATAATagatctgagcaaggctttttttgtagcaggaactcctttgcctattaggccacacacccctgatgtagccaatactcccaagagcttacagagcttttattccagggcctactgtaagctcttggaggattggctacatcaggggtgtgtggcctaataggcaaaggagttcctgctacaaaaaaaagctctggatctgAGACAGGTGATTCAAGGACTGCAAAGTTCTGCCTCCCTGACAATGGTCAGCAACTAGAAATGACCCACTAGCTAGCACTAGTTAGCTTGCAGGGGCTTCCTGtgcttttgctccccccccctaaTCCATGCAAGAACCAGAGATTTCGCCGAGACTGGTGAAGGAAACAGCAGTACACATGGATGCTAAGCTAGTGACTACCTGAAAGTAAGGTGAGGGAACCTGGCCTCCTTACCCCACTTCCTCTGCTAACAAATCCAGTTCTGACTCTCAGTGCATTTCTGGCTGGACCAGTAAGTTGGGAAATTCCCTAAATTAGGGATGCTGCAGCTGACACTGAACTCCACACTCACTTGTGTGCCGTACGTCCTCCGCAAGCTGCAACCAGCTCTTCATCGGTGAGCCTGTGAAAAAGGGCAGAAATGAGTTAAGGAGCGAACCTGTGCCCAGGTAAGCGGCCACACGCACAGTAATCCACACTCAGTCTCTCCAGGCTTTGGATACGTTCTGAGGCTAGCTGGGTCTTCTATTCCATTTGAACCCAACCCAATCCCTGTTACCAGCCAAACGGACGGAGGCCTGAGCTACTCTTTTCTCTGGCCTTGTTTTTTACCTCCTTGCTGTAGACAAGTCCAGTTTTTCCTCCTGGTCCTCTTCACTGCTCTCAGAAGAGGAAGGCGGCTTCAGGGGCTCCTCTCCGCCGGACGTCAAAGTGGCTGCCTGGAACAAAGTGCAAATGAAGCCCAAGTTCGATCTAGCACCCCATGCCTTTTGCCAGGCAAAACCGAATAGCAGCCTGCAAGCTAGGATTCCTGGACCCTTTTCCTAACCCCGCAAGAGGAGTGTGACCTCACTGCTGGAACACAGAGACAGCCAGAGAAGAGGAAGGTTGGTTCAAGAAGGAAGCCAACTGGAGACAGTGGAAGGAACCGCAGAaaggcagaagaaaaggggtCTACAGTAGCAACCAAAGGAGGAAATAGGAGGGCAAGGTCTAACAGGATGTTTTTTAATTTCCACTTTTATTCCTGATTGAGGACCCAGAATTTCACATAAAGCACAGGAAAGCATGTACCCACTTAACAAGCAGTGATAAGGAAGGACAAGCagagagaggtggaagggaccagAATTTCCCTTGTAGATGTGAAATAATAAAATCCAAGGCTCTGTGGTTTTTCTGACAACCAACCACAAGCAGCAGGAGTGGGCGTGGCTCGGGGCAGAGCATTGGCTTCGTATGCAGAAGGGTCCAGAGTTAAATCCCAGGCATCTCcgattttaaaaaaaggattaatTTTAAAAGGTAGTGTAGAACTCTTCTGCCTGAAGCCTTGGAGTGCTGTTGCTTGACGcaatagaccaagggtggccaaactagcttaatgtaagagccacatagaataaacattagatgtttgagagttgcaagacatggaaggaaggaaagcaaacatggagaggtggaaagaaagcaactttaaatgcattctctaagccgctagttggcttgacttggagaagtgatgtaaagagagaaatattttcttcaagctggctgatgggacagtggaggcttcgagagccacactatatgtatgaaagagccacatgtggctccctgcATAGACCAAAAGTCTGCCTGTCTTTAAGGCAGTTTTGCTGTGTATCCCTGTGACAATTTCTTTCTATCCCTATATGTTCCTGAACATCCCAGAAAGAGGCAGCATTACAGGCACACCTCATGAAAGGGAAGGCAAGAGAAGACTGCAGTTCCATCCAGCCTAGTCATGCTGCCAGCTTTCCAAGGGAGAGAGGGGCCTTTCTCAGCCCTCTTAACCCAAGAttctgggagaatgcatttaaagttaaagttgctttctttccacctctcctcccccccccttccccatttgccttcctgccttccttcagcTCTCAAACCCAAGATTCTTTGTGGAAATGCCAAGGTTCTCTACAGGTCAAGTATCTTCTGCTCCTGAGCTGCAGCCCTTCCTCAAAAGtgacatacaaagctgcctttagACCAAGTCAGTGTATCAGAACTCTGAGGCAGCAGGCAGTAGACCCTCAGGCAGAAAGGGGCCTGTCTTGTCCCTGCAGCTTGAAATCCTTAAATCACAGACACCAAGGGTCTGTAGCTTTCTGAATGTGTTCCTGCACTAAACTTGCCCCTCACTCCATCCCAGGGATGGCACAAGTTCCCATCAACACAtcaagctgctttatactgaaccagaccttgGGTCCTTCAAGAtcagtagtgtctactcagaccagcagaaggtctccaggttctcaggaagTGGTCTTGCACATCCCCTACTTCCTAATCCTTTTAAATGgacatgccggggattgaacctggagctttctgcatgccaagcagatgagtCATGGCCCCTCCCCATCTCAGTTCACTCTCAGCAAGACCTTCTGCAGCTGCCACTCTGCAACTGAGCAAAATGGACAGGTGTGTTCTCTGCTGTGGCCCCCCCACCCCACGtactttttatttccttttattttctccATCCTGTTGACTTACAccatgtaatctgccttgagtcttggGGGAGAGGTGGACTACAAAGagtgtaaataaaaaataaatacctTCATGTCCCCATTACCTTCACAAAGCGGCCATACAGCATGTCCTTGGCTCCTGTTGCTTTACGGGGCTTTTTATTTGTGACCACTCCATCCTGCTCGGAAACTCGCTTCACTTTGACACCCTCCTAAGACACAGGAAAggagagaaaaggggaaaggagagaaaaTGGGGGCTTGCTTTCGGCAAGGCTTCCAAGTCTGTGTTTGTTTAGCAACTGACGACTATGCTTCAGCAATTGACTGCTATACCAGCCAACCGTCCATGGAAGGTGCTGGGAAACATGGTTGTTCCCACAAGCTATCTTTCCCCCAGCAGTTTCTTTTGACTTCAAGAAAGATTATTCCAGCGTTGAACTTTACATGATCTCATAAATCTTGATCAAGTGAAAAGATCTGCAGAGGCCTGGTTGCTTTTTATTAAATGTTGGAATTGTCATTATCTTACCTCCAATGTGAAATAGGAGGTTATGGTGTGTCTAGAATAGGTGAGTTAatgatataccgtattttttggactataagacgcacttttcccctccaaaaaagcgggggggaaagtgtgtgcgtcttatggtctgaaggtacgtaccttcgggggggggggatctgctgcctctgcctccgatccggcgcttccccgcgcctgcctgcctggctccatcttcttcgggcaagcgctgggatcgctccacgtggccccagcgcttcgcaagcgccggctgcggagggggcagcgtgctttctccttgcctgtgtgcctgccttcagctgtgatgtttaaagcaagcactgggatcgctccctcccccctccgatcccagcgcttgctttaaacatcacaggtgaagctaggcacacaggcaaggaggaagcacgctgccccctccgcagccggcgcttgcgaagcgctggggccacgtggagcgatcccagcgcttgcctgaagaagatggagccaggcaggcaggcgcgggggaagcgccggatcagaggaagaggcagcggattgctccccaggaggaaggtgcgtcctatcctccggagcgccttatggtgtgaaaaatacggtaatcttTTTGTTAGGTAAAACAGGATTAGATAGATGACATTAGATGGTAAACTGgcataagatgatgatgatattggatttatatctcgccctacacCCCGAATCTCagtgtttacaatctcctttaccttcccctcccccccgccacaacag contains:
- the LOC132582245 gene encoding G patch domain-containing protein 4, with the protein product MSNFSQQQKSKGLRFAEKQLKRHGWKKGKGLGKQENGISEAIKVKVKCDTAGVGHDSAEQFTFHWWDHLFNSSAANIAVEAGQEGVKVKRVSEQDGVVTNKKPRKATGAKDMLYGRFVKAATLTSGGEEPLKPPSSSESSEEDQEEKLDLSTARRLTDEELVAACGGRTAHKGARHGLTMSAKLARLEEQEKAFLASYSKQDGVAKAALSSSHSQAERQNPTKRKKQKKARERDFEEAVCENEQVAGEKELSVDQEAKKKAKRRKKKEKRRRQQQIGEGDGD